GGATAAGGAGATACGAGAATGTATTTACCGATCTGCCTCGTTTAACGGCCAAAGCCAATTCGATCCTTCTTCCGTCCAGATACGCCTACAGCGGCGGAGTCAGTTTCGCCATCTACGAAACAGTAAACTCCAATTCAATTTGCCCCTTTTTGGTCGTCTGTTCTTATTGAGTAAAAAATGTCGTTTCTCGACAGATTCCGGCGGACAAGAGACGGACGTCACCTTCGCCACTGATTTTATTGAAAGcgacgaagaatgcagttgAAGTGGAAGGAATGAGAAACGCCCACCTGAAAGACGCCGTGGCCctttgtgattttatttcgcTGCTCCAAGAACAGGTTCCACTCGAATtctattttggttttcttgttttttcttttcctctgatTGAATTGGACATGTCCTTTTAAAGGTGCAAGAGGGCAAGGAGCAATGGGACGAGTTGAAAGTGGTGCACACCTTGGACGAGTATCGCGCCCAGCAGGACTTGAATCGAGGGCCCAGTTTCAGTACGATCGCCGCATTTGGACCCAACGGCGCCGTCATCCATTACAGGCCGTCGGTGGAAACCAATCGGGTCATTGACAATTCCTCGTTTTTGCTCATCGACTCTGGTGGCCAATATCTCGGTGCGTCATCCAGTTTGGGCTGTTGCGGCCCGAGATGATGGATTCGTTTTGATATGTGACGTCTTGCATTTCTTGTAGATGGAACGACGGATGTGACTCGAACGTTCCATTTTGGACGAGCCACGCAACTCCAAAAGGAAATTTACACTCGAGTCTTGATGGGAGCCATTGATCTGGCCACACTGGTTTTTCCGGACTCGATTGATGACACCCGGATCGATGTTATAGCTCGTCAACACCTTTACAGCGCTGGACTGGACTACCTTCACGGAACCGGCCACGGAATCGGCTCTTTCCTCAACGTTCACGAAAGTAGCCTATAGGCTATAGCCTACGCCCAAGAATTAAATATTCCTTGTTCAGTCTAAAAATGACTTTTTCCGCAGGTCCCATTCAGATCAGAATTTACGGTAAAGTCGGTCATCATTTCGAagaaaattactttttctcCGACGGTACGTCTTCCTCATTAAATCTGTTCATCTAATACGAGTTGACGCTTATAATTGAAACATGTGAACAGAGCCTGGATTTTACCAGGAAAACGAATACGGCATCCGCTTGGAATCCATTCTGCGAGTCATCCGTAAAACATTCGaggtatttttcaaaatgttcaGCTCACAGCTTTTATCGTTTTCGACGTTTGGTTGCCATGTGATTCctgctattttatttatagcaTGAGCGAGACAGCCGTTATTTGGGGTTCGAGGTGGTTTCCTTGGTGCCCTTCGATCCGTACTTGATCGTTCCTGAATTAATGACACATAAACAGGTAAtctatttcattattattacccTATTTCCGTTCtcaacttttttccttttgactgGAAATGTCTGAAAACAGCTTCACTGGTTGAACCACTACCAGGCCATGGTGAGGATAAAAGTAGGAGAGGAATTGAAACGTCAAAACAGAATGGTACGTTCATCTTTTTACAAGCTTTTGTCGTTTGATTCTATACTTGTTCGGATAAAAATGGGTCACCAACTGATGGTTCACGTCATTATCGGgccatttgtgtgtgtttgatatTTTTGCAGCGAGCGTTTTACTGGCTCATGTCCAAAACGCGTCACATCACCGAACCGTGTCACCGGAGTCGCAGCGGAGCCACAGGATCCATCATCAGCACCTCGTCGTTAACTTTTCAATTCATTGCGACCGTTTTAGTTTCCGTCCAGCTGCTGGCCGTCGCCCCATTGATGAGTTAACGTGCACAACCTTTTTTGCCACTGAATCAGCTGAGttcaacaaatttgttttgcaagatgaaatgaattcaaaactACGCCATGCATAATCTCGCATTTCCCTGACCGACcggatcttttctttttttttcaaagttatgCACCGAAAATcgcaattgtttttaaatttggaaatGTTGTGAGCCCAAACAAGGTTAGAATCTAGTTTAAACGGGGATTGTGTTGTCACTCACCAGGTGTATTATATTTtcacttacttttttttctcttaaattgaatttactACATACCTGTGAATAACCAAATGTGGAATTGCCTTTTTTATGTTCCATCACAATTAAATACTGCACACTGGAGAAAACAATTCTAATGGACGAATGTAAAGTTAAATACAGTAAGTTGAGAAATTAAATAATCCCCTGAAATACTTTGATCAATTAAATAATCCCATTTGATAATTTTCTATTCCAAAACGATGGCGTCTACATCTTAGGATATTTTCTAACTAATAATATAGGTTACAATATTAACCAGTTACTACACAGTTACTACACAGTTACTACACCGTTACTACACCGTTACTACACCGTGGAAACTGATGGTTCCGGAGCAGCGGATGTTTTCGTCCTGAAGAAACGAGATGAAACCAACAGCTCCAATAGAAAAACCAGGAAAGAAAAGCCGCCACCTAGGCCGAGGACAATAAAAGAACTGGTCATGTCGTAAAGAGTCAATTGGCTTTTCTTTGGTCGGTAGGCCTCCCTCGCTAAACACTTGTCGATCGGCTTCAAATACCGCTGGGTAATTCGAGAATAGAGTCCCGTTTCACGCATCGTTTGGAGCCTGTTAAAGTGTCGGATCGGTGAGAAATTTGTCTTAATTCCATCAAAATGACGTAATGTACCCTCTATTAATTTTGGATAAATGAGGAAAGTTTTTAGCTACGCCGAAACTCCAAACTTGTGAATAATCCAATTCTTTTCCAAAGGTCAATTTGCATTCGCCGCCATGTTCCGCCATGCTCTTGTACACCAGCATCTCCCCAAGTCTCTTGACCTGATGAAAGCCAATCAAAGAAATGTGGAATCCATTCTATCAATCTTGTAatggaaatgaattgaatcaaCTTCGACGTAAGCGCAGCAACCGGAGAGCAGAATTTGTTCAGTTTCTCCGGGTAACGAAAGGAGAAGATCTTCAGGATTCTGTCTGAGCGAGTCGCCGAGGGTTTTCAGCGCATCTATTTTCGAGTTCTACATGTACATTAATTAGTGaaattgtttcctttttttgttttttaaataatttgactTACCAAAATGATTTCGGCTGATAGGCTTCCTCTTTGGGTGATAATGCGGAATTTTGTGCTGGCCGCCAGATCGTCAAAGGTGTTGATAACCGATTCGTATTTAGACAAGGAAATGTGGGAGATGAGCGTTCCGGTGTAAGCGTAGACGAGGACGACGGCCATTAGACACCAGGAACCGGCCACGAAACGGAGCGGCAAACGGCTGGATAGCAAATGTCCTCCTAACATGACGATGGTAATTGAatttaaccttttttcttaaattataaTTGTCTATTAATTGATTCCTTGACGTCATTTAGGCTGTACCTTGCGTCATGAGAACAATCCAAGGGTACCAGATGTTGTCCCAAATGATTCGCGTGTTACT
This sequence is a window from Daphnia pulicaria isolate SC F1-1A chromosome 7, SC_F0-13Bv2, whole genome shotgun sequence. Protein-coding genes within it:
- the LOC124349491 gene encoding xaa-Pro aminopeptidase 1-like isoform X2, with the protein product MFRAQFLVLFILYATKGVWMMAASGGGGGGRITPDRLGCLDGIVQEQQPINRVNTTLRLQQLRVAMSATKLVRGAPLKAYIITSDDEHQTEMVSPSDRRRQYVTGFTGSAGTAVVTLNSAALWVDGRYHLQADQQLDCQWIIMKSGQEQVPSISEWLKSVLSSGDRVGADPKLVSADQWLEWRSELAESGIKLDAIQANLVDSIWNEDNGRPKPNPRPAFIHDIVHAGQSWQEKVGVVRNELKELGLDGIVVTALDEIAWLLNLRGADVPYSPLVKSYAYVSLHQVVLFVEPLKLKVAPIREHLDSDRCPREQSVDLCVEIRRYENVFTDLPRLTAKANSILLPSRYAYSGGVSFAIYETIPADKRRTSPSPLILLKATKNAVEVEGMRNAHLKDAVALCDFISLLQEQVQEGKEQWDELKVVHTLDEYRAQQDLNRGPSFSTIAAFGPNGAVIHYRPSVETNRVIDNSSFLLIDSGGQYLDGTTDVTRTFHFGRATQLQKEIYTRVLMGAIDLATLVFPDSIDDTRIDVIARQHLYSAGLDYLHGTGHGIGSFLNVHESPIQIRIYGKVGHHFEENYFFSDEPGFYQENEYGIRLESILRVIRKTFEHERDSRYLGFEVVSLVPFDPYLIVPELMTHKQLHWLNHYQAMVRIKVGEELKRQNRMRAFYWLMSKTRHITEPCHRSRSGATGSIISTSSLTFQFIATVLVSVQLLAVAPLMS
- the LOC124350140 gene encoding uncharacterized protein LOC124350140, whose protein sequence is MLGGHLLSSRLPLRFVAGSWCLMAVVLVYAYTGTLISHISLSKYESVINTFDDLAASTKFRIITQRGSLSAEIILNSKIDALKTLGDSLRQNPEDLLLSLPGETEQILLSGCCAYVEVDSIHFHYKIDRMDSTFL